The proteins below come from a single Streptococcus hyointestinalis genomic window:
- the adhE gene encoding bifunctional acetaldehyde-CoA/alcohol dehydrogenase encodes MVKKAQTVELSVEEQAIAYTDSLVEKALAAEALYATYSQEQVDKIVAAMALAGSEHSLELAQEAVAETKRGVVEDKDTKNHFATENIYNSIKDEKTVGIIGEDKISGQVQIAAPLGVLAGIVPTTNPTSTTMFKILVALKTRNAIVFAFHPQAQNCSAHAAKILYEAAIEAGAPENIIQWIEVPSIANTSALIQNKKIASILATGGPGMVNAALKSGNPSMGVGAGNGAVYVDHTAYLDRAVEDLLMSKRFDNGMICATENSAVVEAPIYKEWLTKMQEKGAYLVPKKDYKKFEDFVFNDHHGVNGPVAGRNAAWICEQAGVELPEGKDVLLFELDKKNIGEKLSSEKLSPLLSVYKAKDRTDGVEIVSALLDYQGAGHNAAIQIGSQADPFVSEFGDKVKASRVLVNQPDSIGGIGDIYTDALKASLTLGTGSWGKNSLSHNLSTGDLLNIKTVAKRRNRPQWVRLPEKIYYEKNAISYLQDESEVMTRALIVADPGMVQFGFVDTVLAQLALREEKVVTSLYGTIKPDPTLGQTIEIAKQMASFKPDTIIAVGGGSAMDAAKIARYIYEYSLDQEEGFLESYEAVSELFLCLQQKFIDIRKRIVKFKHQAETRLFCIPTTSGTGSEVTPYAVITDDHTHVKYPLTDYELTPQVAIVDPEFVMTVPKRTCAWSGLDTLSHALESYVSVMASDFTRPWSLEAIKLVLENLEASYKYDPQHPTLEGELARENMHYAATLAGMAFSNAFLGINHSIAHKLGGEFELPHGLAISIAMQHVIRYNGVSGNVKRSVYPRYEVYRGQKDYADIARAVGLKGKTDADLVEALCQRINDLMTAVDVTPTLSANGVTKEAFDAAVDELAVLAYDDQCTPANPRQPYIEELKQLLIDMF; translated from the coding sequence ATGGTTAAGAAAGCACAAACAGTAGAATTATCTGTAGAGGAGCAGGCGATTGCCTACACAGATAGCTTGGTTGAAAAAGCGCTAGCAGCAGAGGCACTTTATGCGACTTACTCACAAGAGCAAGTGGATAAAATCGTTGCTGCTATGGCGCTTGCAGGGTCTGAGCATTCCTTAGAGCTTGCCCAGGAAGCAGTCGCTGAAACCAAACGTGGTGTGGTTGAGGATAAGGATACCAAAAACCACTTTGCGACTGAAAATATCTACAATTCTATCAAAGATGAGAAAACCGTTGGTATCATTGGCGAGGACAAGATTTCAGGTCAAGTCCAAATCGCAGCACCGCTTGGTGTTTTAGCAGGGATTGTCCCAACGACCAACCCAACATCAACGACCATGTTCAAGATTTTGGTGGCGCTCAAAACACGCAATGCTATTGTTTTTGCTTTCCACCCACAGGCGCAAAACTGTTCAGCACACGCTGCGAAAATCCTCTACGAGGCAGCTATTGAAGCTGGCGCACCAGAAAACATTATCCAATGGATTGAAGTGCCATCTATTGCCAACACATCAGCCCTTATCCAAAACAAAAAGATTGCTTCTATCCTAGCGACTGGTGGACCTGGTATGGTCAATGCCGCTCTTAAATCTGGTAATCCATCTATGGGTGTTGGTGCTGGAAATGGTGCGGTTTATGTCGACCACACTGCTTATCTTGACCGTGCGGTTGAGGATTTACTCATGTCAAAACGTTTTGATAATGGTATGATCTGTGCGACAGAAAACTCTGCTGTCGTTGAAGCGCCGATTTACAAAGAATGGTTGACTAAGATGCAGGAAAAAGGCGCTTATTTGGTGCCGAAAAAAGATTACAAGAAGTTTGAGGACTTTGTTTTTAACGACCACCACGGTGTCAATGGTCCTGTTGCTGGACGCAATGCCGCTTGGATTTGTGAGCAGGCAGGTGTTGAACTTCCTGAAGGCAAAGACGTGCTTCTCTTTGAGCTTGATAAGAAAAATATCGGCGAAAAACTCTCATCTGAAAAGCTCTCTCCACTCCTTTCTGTTTATAAAGCAAAAGACCGTACAGACGGTGTTGAGATTGTCTCTGCCCTTCTTGATTACCAAGGTGCTGGGCACAATGCGGCTATCCAAATCGGCTCACAAGCAGACCCATTTGTTTCTGAATTTGGCGACAAGGTCAAAGCTTCTCGTGTGCTTGTCAATCAGCCAGACTCTATCGGTGGTATCGGTGATATTTACACAGATGCCCTTAAAGCCAGTCTAACACTTGGAACAGGATCATGGGGGAAAAATTCATTGTCACACAATTTATCAACTGGCGACCTCTTGAATATCAAAACTGTCGCTAAACGTCGTAACCGTCCACAATGGGTACGTTTACCAGAAAAAATCTACTACGAAAAAAATGCTATCTCTTACCTTCAAGACGAGTCAGAAGTGATGACACGTGCCTTGATTGTTGCTGACCCAGGTATGGTGCAGTTTGGCTTTGTAGACACGGTGCTTGCTCAGCTAGCTCTTCGTGAGGAAAAAGTCGTGACCTCACTTTACGGCACTATCAAGCCAGACCCAACACTTGGACAAACCATCGAGATTGCTAAACAAATGGCAAGCTTCAAGCCAGACACAATCATCGCTGTCGGTGGTGGTTCTGCTATGGACGCAGCGAAAATTGCCCGCTATATCTACGAATACTCTCTTGACCAAGAAGAAGGCTTCCTTGAAAGCTATGAAGCTGTTAGCGAGCTCTTCCTTTGTCTCCAACAAAAATTCATCGATATTCGTAAACGTATCGTCAAGTTCAAACACCAAGCTGAAACACGTCTCTTCTGTATCCCAACAACATCTGGTACAGGTTCAGAAGTGACACCATACGCTGTTATCACTGACGACCACACCCATGTCAAATACCCATTGACAGACTATGAATTGACACCACAGGTTGCCATTGTCGACCCAGAGTTTGTCATGACAGTGCCAAAACGCACTTGTGCTTGGTCAGGGCTTGACACGCTATCACACGCTCTTGAGTCTTACGTGTCTGTTATGGCGTCAGACTTCACACGCCCTTGGTCACTAGAGGCTATCAAGCTAGTTCTTGAAAACTTGGAAGCGTCTTACAAGTATGACCCACAACACCCAACGCTTGAGGGTGAGTTGGCACGTGAAAACATGCACTACGCAGCGACACTTGCTGGTATGGCTTTCTCAAATGCCTTCCTTGGTATCAACCACTCTATCGCTCATAAGCTAGGTGGTGAGTTTGAGTTGCCACATGGTTTAGCCATTTCTATTGCTATGCAGCACGTTATCCGCTACAACGGTGTCTCTGGTAATGTCAAACGTAGTGTCTACCCACGTTACGAAGTTTACCGTGGTCAAAAAGACTATGCTGATATTGCTCGTGCTGTCGGACTCAAAGGCAAGACAGACGCTGACCTTGTCGAAGCGCTCTGCCAACGTATCAATGACCTGATGACAGCGGTTGACGTCACACCAACCCTATCAGCTAACGGTGTCACAAAAGAAGCCTTTGACGCTGCTGTGGATGAGTTGGCTGTCCTTGCCTATGACGACCAATGCACACCAGCTAACCCACGTCAGCCATACATCGAAGAAC